From Candoia aspera isolate rCanAsp1 chromosome 8, rCanAsp1.hap2, whole genome shotgun sequence, a single genomic window includes:
- the ARHGAP24 gene encoding rho GTPase-activating protein 24 isoform X2, protein MMPEDRNMGVRASGALASSPFVPKTTYRKIKRCFSFRKGIFGQKLEDTVRYEKRYGNHLAPLLVEQCVDFIRLRGLKEEGLFRLPGQANLVKELQDAFDCGEKPLFDRNTDVHTVASLLKLYLRELPEPVIPYSKYEEFLSCAKMLSKEKETGLNELAKQVKNLPLVNFNLLKYICRFLDEVQSYSGVNKMSVQNLATVFGPNILRPKVEDPLTIMEGTVVVQQLMSMMISEHELLFPKDADSQSGQEVCNNNNEIQKKVIIGQLQNRENNNTKESSPVRRCSWDKPESPQRTIVDNGSPTAQPGSKSNSPRNSIHKLDMTRSPPLTVKKNPAFNKGSGIVTNGSFSSSVEGQEKTSPSLPNGTLQTRRTSSLKGPVTKMGTHSVQNGGVRMGISSTDAHSNSLNSRCQSWMPNGYVTLRDNKQKEPMSDSGQHNRLSTYDNVHQQFSAVNAEDKQSVDSATWSTSSCEISLPEHSNSCRSSTTTCPEQDFYGGNFEDPVLDEPQHDNLLNPADSESKVDRRSVGGRSSRATSSSDNSETFVNSAGNHSALHSLVSSLKQEMAKQKLEYETRIKSLEQRNLSLETEMMNLHDELEQEKKKFTMVEIKMRNAERAKEDAEKRNDMLQKEMEQFFSTFGELTVEPRRTERGNTIWIQ, encoded by the exons GAATTTTTGGGCAGAAGTTGGAAGACACAGTTCGTTATGAGAAACGATATGGAAACCATTTGGCTCCATTGCTGGTAGAACAGTGTGTGGATTTTATTCGTCTGCGGGGGCTGAAGGAGGAAGGACTTTTCCGATTGCCGGGCCAGGCTAACCTTGTCAAAGAGTTACAGGATGCCTTTGATTGTGGAGAGAAGCCATTGTTTGACAG AAATACAGATGTACACACAGTGGCATCACTTTTGAAACTCTACCTCAGGGAACTGCCTGAGCCAGTTATTCCATATTCCAAATATGAAGAATTTCTTTCCTGTGCCAAAATGCTCAGCAAAGAAAAGGAAACG GGGCTGAATGAATTAGCAAAGCAAGTGAAGAATTTGCCGCTCGTCAACTTTAATCTACTAAAGTACATTTGCAG ATTCCTGGATGAAGTTCAGTCCTATTCTGGAGTCAACAAAATGAGTGTGCAAAATCTTGCGACTGTGTTTGGTCCCAACATCCTCCGTCCCAAAGTGGAAGATCCTCTGACAATCATGGAAG GTACTGTTGTTGTCCAGCAATTAATGTCCATGATGATAAGTGAACATGAGCTGTTGTTTCCCAAGGATGCAGACTCTCAAAGTGGACAGGAGGTTTGCAATAACAACAATGAGATCCAAAAAAAAGTGATCATTGGTCAGCTCCAGAACAGAGAGAATAATAATACTAAGGAGTCATCACCAGTGAGGCGATGCTCATGGGATAAACCTGAATCTCCTCAAAGAACCATTGTGGACAATGGGTCTCCTACAGCTCAGCCTGGGAGCAAATCaaatagcccaagaaacagcattCACAAACTGGACATGACTAGGAGTCCACCCCTTACAGTGAAAAAGAACCCAGCATTTAATAAAGGAAGTGGCATAGTCACCAACGGGTCCTTCAGTAGTTCTGTAGAGGGCCAAGAGAAAACATCACCATCCTTACCCAATGGTACATTGCAGACTAGAAGAACATCTTCTCTGAAAGGGCCAGTAACTAAAATGGGCACACACAGTGTACAAAATGGAGGGGTGCGAATGGGTATTTCCAGCACTGATGCCCATAGCAACTCTTTGAACAGCCGTTGCCAGAGTTGGATGCCCAATGGGTATGTGACCTTGAGGGACAACAAGCAAAAGGAGCCTATGAGTGATTCAGGCCAGCATAACAGACTTTCTACTTATGATAATGTGCACCAACAGTTCTCAGCAGTGAACGCTGAAGATAAGCAGAGTGTTGATAGTGCAACTTGGTCCACGTCCTCTTGTGAAATATCCCTCCCTGAACATTCCAACTCCTGCCGATCATCCACCACCACTTGTCCTGAGCAAGACTTTTATGGGGGCAATTTTGAAGACCCTGTATTAGATGAGCCCCAACATGACAATCTCCTGAACCCAGCAGATTCTGAGAGCAAAGTTGACCGGAGAAGTGTTGGGGGCCGAAGCAGCAGGGCTACTAGCAGCAGTGACAACAGCGAAACATTTGTCAACAGCGCAGGCAACCACAGTGCTTTGcacagccttgtttcaagtttaAAGCAGGAAATGGCAAAACAAAAACTGGAGTATGAAACAAGGATAAAAAG CCTTGAACAGCGGAATCTCTCGCTGGAGACCGAAATGATGAATCTCCATGATGAACTGGAGCAAGAGAAGAAGAAGTTTACAATGGTAGAAATCAAAATGCGTAATGCTGAGCGGGCCAAAGAAGATGCTGAGAAAAGGAACGACATGTTGCAGAAAGAGAtggagcagtttttctcaacgtTTGGGGAACTGACAGTTGAGCCACGTAGGACAGAAAGAGGGAACACCATATGGATCCAGTGA
- the ARHGAP24 gene encoding rho GTPase-activating protein 24 isoform X3 codes for MTSNHETYLLMASTQNDMEDWVRSIRRVIWAPFGGGIFGQKLEDTVRYEKRYGNHLAPLLVEQCVDFIRLRGLKEEGLFRLPGQANLVKELQDAFDCGEKPLFDRNTDVHTVASLLKLYLRELPEPVIPYSKYEEFLSCAKMLSKEKETGLNELAKQVKNLPLVNFNLLKYICRFLDEVQSYSGVNKMSVQNLATVFGPNILRPKVEDPLTIMEGTVVVQQLMSMMISEHELLFPKDADSQSGQEVCNNNNEIQKKVIIGQLQNRENNNTKESSPVRRCSWDKPESPQRTIVDNGSPTAQPGSKSNSPRNSIHKLDMTRSPPLTVKKNPAFNKGSGIVTNGSFSSSVEGQEKTSPSLPNGTLQTRRTSSLKGPVTKMGTHSVQNGGVRMGISSTDAHSNSLNSRCQSWMPNGYVTLRDNKQKEPMSDSGQHNRLSTYDNVHQQFSAVNAEDKQSVDSATWSTSSCEISLPEHSNSCRSSTTTCPEQDFYGGNFEDPVLDEPQHDNLLNPADSESKVDRRSVGGRSSRATSSSDNSETFVNSAGNHSALHSLVSSLKQEMAKQKLEYETRIKSLEQRNLSLETEMMNLHDELEQEKKKFTMVEIKMRNAERAKEDAEKRNDMLQKEMEQFFSTFGELTVEPRRTERGNTIWIQ; via the exons GAATTTTTGGGCAGAAGTTGGAAGACACAGTTCGTTATGAGAAACGATATGGAAACCATTTGGCTCCATTGCTGGTAGAACAGTGTGTGGATTTTATTCGTCTGCGGGGGCTGAAGGAGGAAGGACTTTTCCGATTGCCGGGCCAGGCTAACCTTGTCAAAGAGTTACAGGATGCCTTTGATTGTGGAGAGAAGCCATTGTTTGACAG AAATACAGATGTACACACAGTGGCATCACTTTTGAAACTCTACCTCAGGGAACTGCCTGAGCCAGTTATTCCATATTCCAAATATGAAGAATTTCTTTCCTGTGCCAAAATGCTCAGCAAAGAAAAGGAAACG GGGCTGAATGAATTAGCAAAGCAAGTGAAGAATTTGCCGCTCGTCAACTTTAATCTACTAAAGTACATTTGCAG ATTCCTGGATGAAGTTCAGTCCTATTCTGGAGTCAACAAAATGAGTGTGCAAAATCTTGCGACTGTGTTTGGTCCCAACATCCTCCGTCCCAAAGTGGAAGATCCTCTGACAATCATGGAAG GTACTGTTGTTGTCCAGCAATTAATGTCCATGATGATAAGTGAACATGAGCTGTTGTTTCCCAAGGATGCAGACTCTCAAAGTGGACAGGAGGTTTGCAATAACAACAATGAGATCCAAAAAAAAGTGATCATTGGTCAGCTCCAGAACAGAGAGAATAATAATACTAAGGAGTCATCACCAGTGAGGCGATGCTCATGGGATAAACCTGAATCTCCTCAAAGAACCATTGTGGACAATGGGTCTCCTACAGCTCAGCCTGGGAGCAAATCaaatagcccaagaaacagcattCACAAACTGGACATGACTAGGAGTCCACCCCTTACAGTGAAAAAGAACCCAGCATTTAATAAAGGAAGTGGCATAGTCACCAACGGGTCCTTCAGTAGTTCTGTAGAGGGCCAAGAGAAAACATCACCATCCTTACCCAATGGTACATTGCAGACTAGAAGAACATCTTCTCTGAAAGGGCCAGTAACTAAAATGGGCACACACAGTGTACAAAATGGAGGGGTGCGAATGGGTATTTCCAGCACTGATGCCCATAGCAACTCTTTGAACAGCCGTTGCCAGAGTTGGATGCCCAATGGGTATGTGACCTTGAGGGACAACAAGCAAAAGGAGCCTATGAGTGATTCAGGCCAGCATAACAGACTTTCTACTTATGATAATGTGCACCAACAGTTCTCAGCAGTGAACGCTGAAGATAAGCAGAGTGTTGATAGTGCAACTTGGTCCACGTCCTCTTGTGAAATATCCCTCCCTGAACATTCCAACTCCTGCCGATCATCCACCACCACTTGTCCTGAGCAAGACTTTTATGGGGGCAATTTTGAAGACCCTGTATTAGATGAGCCCCAACATGACAATCTCCTGAACCCAGCAGATTCTGAGAGCAAAGTTGACCGGAGAAGTGTTGGGGGCCGAAGCAGCAGGGCTACTAGCAGCAGTGACAACAGCGAAACATTTGTCAACAGCGCAGGCAACCACAGTGCTTTGcacagccttgtttcaagtttaAAGCAGGAAATGGCAAAACAAAAACTGGAGTATGAAACAAGGATAAAAAG CCTTGAACAGCGGAATCTCTCGCTGGAGACCGAAATGATGAATCTCCATGATGAACTGGAGCAAGAGAAGAAGAAGTTTACAATGGTAGAAATCAAAATGCGTAATGCTGAGCGGGCCAAAGAAGATGCTGAGAAAAGGAACGACATGTTGCAGAAAGAGAtggagcagtttttctcaacgtTTGGGGAACTGACAGTTGAGCCACGTAGGACAGAAAGAGGGAACACCATATGGATCCAGTGA